From the Cupriavidus necator N-1 genome, one window contains:
- a CDS encoding TolC family outer membrane protein, with the protein MTTTWCRLAHVLLWAAMVVPHHAAAQALRQAVEQAVHTNPEVLAAGSRRLAADEGLTQARAGYLPRVDVNAATGRVRLDSHSTRLMGLSDSSYASHAAGVTISQMLFDGFATSSDVERQGARIDGAAYRVGATAEDIALRTVGVYVEVLRRQETVVIGLANLEAHQHIYDQIRLGADNGVLRRADLYQVESRLALAKASLRAEQGSLQDAMTAYLRVVGAPPEALSRPDSLSTLLPATEREAQQVANANHPALGAGQADIAEALAGRSLAKSALWPRLDLEVGVARDRDRVLGTTDERSVMLRVRYNLFRGNADKARINEAGYQVQEAEQNLDRLRRQVQEAVSQAYNAHLTAQDRLVSLKQYVEASDATRVSYGKQFRIGQRSLLDLLNAENEYFSARTAYVTGQYNELASQYRILAGMGLLLATLQVPPPQTGMVQVGQWAAPPVGQR; encoded by the coding sequence ATGACAACGACATGGTGCCGGCTGGCACATGTACTGCTATGGGCCGCCATGGTGGTGCCGCATCACGCGGCAGCCCAGGCGCTGCGCCAGGCAGTCGAGCAAGCCGTGCATACCAATCCCGAAGTGCTGGCGGCGGGCAGCCGCCGGCTGGCCGCGGACGAGGGGCTGACGCAGGCGCGCGCCGGTTACCTGCCGCGGGTCGATGTCAATGCCGCCACCGGTCGCGTACGCCTGGACAGCCACAGCACCCGGCTGATGGGCCTGTCCGACTCTTCCTATGCCAGTCATGCGGCCGGCGTGACGATCTCGCAGATGCTGTTCGACGGCTTCGCCACCAGCAGCGATGTGGAGCGCCAGGGCGCACGGATCGACGGTGCGGCCTACCGGGTCGGCGCGACTGCCGAAGACATCGCGCTGCGCACGGTCGGCGTCTATGTGGAGGTCCTGCGGCGTCAGGAAACGGTGGTCATCGGCCTGGCCAATCTGGAAGCGCACCAGCACATCTATGACCAGATCCGGCTTGGCGCCGACAACGGGGTGCTGCGCCGCGCCGATCTCTATCAGGTCGAAAGCCGCCTGGCGCTGGCCAAGGCCAGCCTGCGGGCGGAGCAGGGCAGCTTGCAGGACGCCATGACAGCCTACTTGCGCGTGGTCGGCGCGCCGCCGGAGGCCTTGTCCAGGCCGGACTCGCTGTCGACGCTGCTGCCTGCCACCGAACGGGAGGCGCAGCAGGTGGCAAACGCCAATCACCCCGCGCTGGGTGCTGGGCAGGCCGATATCGCCGAAGCCCTGGCCGGACGTTCGCTGGCCAAGTCCGCGTTGTGGCCAAGGCTGGATCTCGAGGTCGGCGTGGCGCGCGACCGCGACCGCGTGCTCGGCACCACCGACGAGCGCAGCGTGATGCTGCGCGTGCGCTACAACCTGTTTCGCGGCAACGCCGACAAGGCGCGCATCAACGAGGCCGGCTACCAGGTCCAGGAAGCAGAGCAGAACCTGGACCGGCTGCGCAGGCAGGTGCAGGAGGCCGTATCGCAGGCCTATAACGCCCACCTGACGGCGCAGGACCGGCTGGTGAGCCTCAAGCAATACGTGGAGGCCAGCGACGCCACGCGCGTCAGCTACGGCAAGCAATTCCGGATCGGGCAGCGCAGCCTGCTTGACCTGCTGAATGCCGAGAACGAGTACTTCAGCGCCCGCACGGCCTATGTGACCGGCCAGTACAACGAACTGGCCAGCCAGTACCGCATCCTTGCCGGCATGGGCTTGCTATTGGCGACCCTGCAGGTGCCGCCGCCTCAGACGGGGATGGTGCAGGTGGGGCAGTGGGCAGCGCCGCCGGTGGGACAGAGGTAG
- a CDS encoding AraC family transcriptional regulator: protein MHTAVLSSLRPPVPGKLHLAGSALPPALGHGHAPGCAEAPATPAQAAPQASARHTIAIQHVDHILLGPRRLGHDIAALLRRAGISPALLASPNARVTQGQYAALIRTLRRVMRDELWGLLDRPVTPGVFAQACRNLIHCATLEDAIRAGLRLYRLHIDAFAPRLHVSADGKTASVVLHPRAPASACRSFAESTFVFHAYALLSWLVASHIPLARVDLSAAPSQGGPETERVFKTAVHYGQPVSVLHFDAASLRLPVMQDAASLRAFLRETPRNLLIRYRDNSCLAERIRQHLRSHLDDELPSLEQMAQVLRLTPQTLRRRLRDEGSGYQSIKDSLRRDVAIGMMERPGMTLQDVALRLGFSEPSTFHRAFKKWTGVAPGEYRMRGLRGEAVPG from the coding sequence ATGCATACCGCTGTCCTGTCATCGCTGCGCCCGCCCGTGCCAGGCAAGCTGCACCTCGCCGGCAGCGCACTGCCGCCGGCGCTCGGGCACGGCCATGCCCCAGGCTGTGCCGAGGCCCCGGCGACCCCGGCGCAGGCCGCGCCACAGGCCTCGGCGCGCCACACCATTGCGATCCAGCATGTGGATCACATTCTGCTGGGCCCGCGCCGGCTGGGCCACGACATTGCCGCGCTGCTACGCCGGGCCGGAATTTCACCGGCGCTGCTGGCCTCGCCCAATGCGCGCGTCACCCAGGGCCAGTACGCGGCGCTGATCCGCACGCTACGCCGCGTCATGCGCGATGAACTGTGGGGGCTGCTGGACCGGCCCGTGACCCCGGGCGTGTTTGCGCAGGCGTGCCGCAATCTGATCCATTGCGCCACGCTGGAAGACGCCATCCGCGCCGGGCTGCGCCTGTACCGGCTGCATATCGACGCCTTCGCGCCACGCCTGCATGTCAGCGCCGACGGCAAGACCGCCTCAGTGGTGCTGCATCCGCGCGCGCCGGCCTCGGCCTGCCGCAGCTTTGCCGAATCGACTTTCGTGTTCCATGCCTACGCACTGCTCAGCTGGCTGGTCGCCAGCCATATCCCGCTGGCGCGGGTCGACCTGAGCGCCGCGCCGTCGCAGGGCGGCCCAGAGACCGAGCGCGTCTTCAAGACCGCGGTGCATTACGGGCAGCCTGTCTCCGTGTTGCATTTCGATGCCGCCAGCCTGCGCCTGCCGGTGATGCAGGACGCCGCCAGCCTGCGCGCGTTCCTGCGCGAGACGCCGCGCAACCTGCTGATCCGCTACCGCGACAACAGCTGCCTGGCCGAGCGTATCCGGCAGCACTTGCGTTCCCACCTGGATGACGAACTGCCGTCGCTGGAACAGATGGCGCAGGTGCTGCGGCTCACGCCCCAGACGCTGCGCCGCCGGCTGCGCGACGAGGGCAGCGGCTACCAGAGCATCAAGGACAGCCTGCGCCGCGACGTGGCCATCGGCATGATGGAGCGCCCCGGCATGACGCTGCAGGACGTGGCGCTGCGGCTTGGCTTCTCCGAGCCGAGCACGTTCCACCGGGCCTTCAAGAAATGGACCGGCGTGGCGCCGGGAGAGTATCGGATGCGGGGATTGCGGGGAGAGGCTGTGCCCGGCTGA
- a CDS encoding Bug family tripartite tricarboxylate transporter substrate binding protein, whose translation MQADRRSALWRFGAGLLAVAGVLGAGAAFAQGQFPSKTVRLVVPYPAGGATDVLARAIADGLGKAWSRPVVVENRPGASSMIGSEAVARAEPDGHTALLTITTLVQAPSLYAKPPVDPVKDFAAVSELGTTNLVFAVHNSVPVTSLKEFIELVRAKPRQFSYGSYGTGSSGHLYGEIFKESAKLDMVHVSYKGEAPELNDLLGGQVPAAIISVMGAKPHNASGRLRALAVTGGGRSPQLPDVPTFREAGVAGMDGLGWFGLFLPAATPRAIVDKYSADVNRVLTQPDIRKRMNDMGIVLTGSTPDAFAQTVQADYARWGKVIRTNNIRLD comes from the coding sequence ATGCAGGCAGATCGTCGTAGTGCGTTGTGGCGCTTTGGCGCCGGGTTGCTGGCCGTGGCCGGGGTGCTCGGTGCAGGTGCCGCCTTCGCCCAGGGGCAATTCCCATCGAAGACGGTCCGGCTCGTCGTGCCATACCCGGCCGGCGGCGCCACCGACGTGCTGGCGCGTGCCATTGCCGACGGGCTTGGCAAGGCCTGGTCGCGCCCGGTGGTGGTAGAGAACCGCCCCGGCGCGAGCAGCATGATCGGCTCCGAGGCCGTGGCCCGCGCCGAGCCTGACGGCCATACCGCGTTGCTGACGATCACCACCCTCGTGCAGGCACCCAGCCTGTATGCGAAGCCGCCGGTGGACCCGGTCAAGGACTTTGCCGCGGTGTCGGAGCTGGGCACCACCAACCTGGTCTTTGCCGTGCACAACTCGGTGCCGGTCACCAGCCTGAAGGAATTCATCGAGCTGGTCCGCGCCAAGCCCAGGCAGTTCTCCTACGGCTCCTACGGCACCGGCTCAAGCGGCCACCTGTACGGCGAGATCTTCAAGGAGTCCGCCAAGCTGGACATGGTCCATGTGTCATACAAGGGTGAGGCGCCGGAGCTGAACGACCTGCTGGGCGGCCAGGTGCCCGCCGCCATCATCTCGGTGATGGGCGCCAAGCCGCACAACGCCTCGGGCCGCCTGCGCGCGCTGGCCGTGACCGGCGGCGGCCGCTCGCCGCAGTTGCCGGATGTGCCGACCTTTCGCGAAGCGGGCGTTGCCGGCATGGACGGGTTGGGATGGTTCGGCCTGTTCCTGCCTGCCGCCACGCCCCGGGCCATCGTCGACAAGTACTCGGCCGACGTCAATCGCGTCCTGACCCAGCCGGACATTCGCAAGCGCATGAACGACATGGGCATCGTCCTGACCGGCAGCACGCCGGATGCGTTCGCGCAGACCGTCCAGGCTGACTACGCACGCTGGGGTAAGGTCATCCGCACCAACAACATCCGCCTGGACTGA
- a CDS encoding long-chain fatty acid--CoA ligase: MKPATSTNQPFRSPAWPPGLPAALHTPRTSLFYNVEAAAHRYPDKTAIQYFGTAISYAQLQDEIERMAGYLQQACGIQPGDRVLLFSQNCPQFIIAYYAILRAEGVVVPANPMWLEVELAHVVQDSSAVAAFAGSELYQRVAPLHGPALRHVILHDYAGMLRDDGGLAVPAWLREPLPAPQAAPSGAMPVAWDAASAAGHRPLPHQAGYDTLCMLAYTSGTTGHPKGCMHSHGTLMTAAAGSVIWRGATPESVVLAVAPMFHLLGMQNCMNSPLYLGATVVLMPRWDRALAADLIERYRVSVWGAPPAMMVDFFSQPGIDARDLSSLAYVGGGGAAMPEAVANMLQERFGLPYVEAYGMTETAAFILSNPRNQPKRECLGIATFGVDARVVDPETLQELPHGETGEIVVHGGQVMQGYWHNPEANAATFIEIGGKRFLRTGDLGFMDEEGYFFMRDRLKRMINASGYKVWPAEVENLLYGHPAIHEACVIAARDQRRGETVKAVVALRPEARGTAEADPERIMAWCREHMAAYKVPRIVDVVDALPKSATGKILWRALQEREMQADNPSA; this comes from the coding sequence ATGAAGCCTGCTACAAGTACCAATCAGCCGTTCCGTTCCCCCGCCTGGCCGCCCGGCCTGCCGGCCGCGCTGCATACGCCGCGCACCAGCCTGTTCTACAACGTCGAGGCGGCGGCGCACCGCTATCCGGACAAGACCGCGATCCAGTATTTCGGCACCGCGATCTCCTACGCCCAGCTGCAGGACGAGATCGAGCGGATGGCGGGCTACCTGCAGCAGGCCTGCGGCATCCAGCCGGGCGACCGGGTGCTGCTGTTCAGCCAGAACTGCCCGCAGTTCATCATTGCCTACTACGCGATCCTGCGCGCCGAAGGCGTGGTGGTCCCGGCCAACCCGATGTGGCTGGAGGTCGAACTTGCCCATGTGGTGCAGGACAGCAGCGCGGTGGCGGCCTTTGCCGGCAGCGAGCTGTACCAGCGCGTGGCGCCGCTGCACGGCCCGGCGCTGCGCCATGTGATCCTGCACGACTATGCCGGCATGCTGCGCGACGACGGCGGCCTGGCGGTGCCGGCCTGGCTGCGCGAACCGCTGCCCGCGCCGCAGGCTGCGCCGTCCGGCGCGATGCCGGTGGCCTGGGACGCGGCCAGCGCCGCCGGGCACCGGCCGCTGCCGCACCAGGCCGGCTACGACACGCTGTGCATGCTGGCCTATACCTCCGGCACCACCGGACATCCCAAGGGCTGCATGCATAGCCACGGCACGCTGATGACCGCGGCGGCCGGATCGGTGATCTGGCGCGGCGCCACACCCGAATCCGTGGTGCTGGCCGTGGCCCCGATGTTCCACCTGCTGGGCATGCAGAACTGCATGAACTCGCCGCTCTACCTGGGCGCCACCGTGGTGCTGATGCCGCGCTGGGACCGCGCGCTGGCCGCGGACCTGATCGAGCGCTACCGCGTCTCGGTCTGGGGCGCGCCGCCGGCGATGATGGTGGACTTCTTCTCCCAGCCGGGCATCGATGCGCGTGACCTGTCGAGCCTGGCCTACGTGGGCGGCGGCGGCGCGGCCATGCCCGAAGCGGTGGCCAATATGCTGCAGGAGCGTTTCGGCCTGCCCTACGTCGAGGCCTACGGCATGACCGAGACCGCGGCCTTCATCCTGTCCAACCCGCGCAACCAGCCCAAGCGCGAATGCCTGGGCATCGCCACCTTCGGCGTGGACGCGCGCGTGGTCGATCCCGAGACGCTGCAGGAACTGCCCCACGGCGAGACCGGCGAGATCGTGGTCCACGGCGGCCAGGTGATGCAGGGCTACTGGCACAACCCGGAAGCCAACGCGGCCACCTTCATCGAGATCGGCGGCAAGCGCTTCCTGCGCACCGGCGACCTCGGTTTCATGGATGAGGAAGGCTACTTCTTCATGCGCGACCGCCTCAAGCGCATGATCAACGCGTCCGGCTACAAGGTCTGGCCGGCGGAGGTGGAGAACCTGCTGTACGGGCACCCGGCCATCCACGAAGCCTGCGTGATCGCCGCCCGCGACCAGCGCCGCGGCGAGACCGTCAAGGCCGTCGTGGCGCTGCGCCCGGAAGCGCGCGGCACGGCCGAAGCCGACCCCGAACGCATCATGGCCTGGTGCCGCGAGCATATGGCCGCGTACAAGGTGCCGCGCATCGTCGACGTGGTCGATGCGCTGCCCAAGTCGGCCACCGGCAAGATCCTGTGGCGCGCCTTGCAGGAGCGCGAGATGCAGGCGGACAACCCGAGCGCGTGA
- a CDS encoding Bug family tripartite tricarboxylate transporter substrate binding protein — protein sequence MQQSRRNWLAQAGTLAGAAILGGAGSAFAQQPYPGKPIRMIVPYPAGGGTDTVGRLIGQRLAESLGQPVVVENKPGASGMLGNDTVAKAPADGYTILLAITALIQSPALYKRTPYDVARDFTPVSLIAKSSDLFVVPNRVPASNMREFLALAKAGKLSYGSYGNGTSSHLHGELLKQQAGIDLVHIPYKGAAPLMSDLLGGQVDSAFVDVTSANPYLGSNKFKILGITGTQRYKALPNVATFTELGLPGFEPNGWYGLFLPANAPKDVTAKLAAETARIVRLPEVTQKLAGMGLQPVGSTPQELAAVVTGDTPKWARIVRDANIQLD from the coding sequence ATGCAGCAAAGCAGACGCAACTGGCTGGCACAGGCCGGCACCCTGGCCGGCGCGGCCATCCTCGGCGGCGCGGGCAGCGCCTTCGCGCAGCAGCCGTATCCCGGCAAGCCGATCCGCATGATCGTGCCGTACCCGGCCGGCGGCGGCACCGACACCGTGGGCCGCCTGATCGGCCAGCGCCTGGCCGAAAGCCTGGGCCAGCCGGTGGTGGTGGAAAACAAGCCCGGCGCCAGCGGCATGCTGGGCAACGACACCGTCGCCAAGGCGCCGGCGGATGGCTATACCATCCTGCTGGCGATCACCGCGCTGATCCAGTCGCCGGCCCTGTACAAGCGCACGCCGTACGACGTGGCCAGGGACTTCACGCCGGTCTCGCTGATCGCCAAGTCGTCCGATCTGTTCGTGGTGCCCAACCGCGTGCCGGCCAGCAATATGCGCGAGTTCCTGGCGCTGGCCAAGGCCGGCAAGCTCAGCTATGGGTCCTACGGCAACGGCACCTCGTCGCACCTGCACGGCGAGTTGCTCAAGCAGCAGGCAGGCATCGACCTCGTACACATCCCTTACAAGGGCGCGGCGCCGCTGATGAGCGACCTGCTCGGCGGCCAGGTGGACAGCGCCTTTGTCGATGTGACCTCGGCCAACCCGTACCTGGGCAGCAACAAGTTCAAGATCCTCGGCATCACCGGCACCCAGCGCTACAAGGCGCTGCCCAATGTGGCGACCTTCACTGAACTGGGCCTGCCGGGGTTCGAGCCCAACGGCTGGTACGGGCTGTTCCTGCCGGCCAATGCGCCCAAGGATGTGACGGCGAAGCTGGCGGCCGAGACCGCGCGCATCGTGCGCCTGCCCGAAGTGACGCAGAAGCTGGCCGGCATGGGCCTGCAGCCGGTCGGGTCCACGCCGCAGGAACTGGCAGCCGTGGTCACCGGCGACACCCCCAAGTGGGCCAGGATCGTGCGAGACGCCAATATCCAGCTCGACTGA
- a CDS encoding enoyl-CoA hydratase/isomerase family protein translates to METIRFAVEDGVATLTLDSPARKNALSLPMRDEIGEVIRRVRADDSVRALILTAAGTDFSSGGDISSMQVEINAEQGRKRLHKVHGWLEDLIQLDVPVIAAVDGAAYGAGFSLALTADIILATPRARFGLPFLRMGLIPDCGVLYTLPRMIGLQRAKALMFSMRELNAQAAQDLGIVMEIVPADSLQERARALAQAFTEASPVAVGLTKQALNASLNQDLHTMLAMEADGQGIAFSTAYRREAADRFMAKQPLRYRWPD, encoded by the coding sequence ATGGAAACCATCCGCTTTGCCGTCGAGGACGGCGTCGCGACGCTGACGCTGGACTCGCCGGCACGCAAGAACGCGCTGTCCTTGCCGATGCGCGACGAGATCGGCGAAGTGATTCGCCGGGTACGCGCCGACGACAGCGTGCGCGCGCTGATCCTGACCGCGGCCGGCACCGATTTCTCGTCGGGCGGCGACATCAGCTCGATGCAGGTCGAGATCAACGCCGAGCAGGGCCGCAAGCGCCTGCACAAGGTGCACGGCTGGCTGGAAGACCTGATCCAGCTCGACGTGCCGGTCATCGCCGCGGTGGACGGCGCGGCCTATGGCGCGGGCTTCAGCCTGGCGCTGACGGCCGACATCATCCTGGCCACGCCGCGCGCGCGCTTCGGGCTGCCATTCCTGCGCATGGGGCTGATCCCCGACTGTGGCGTGCTCTACACGCTGCCGCGGATGATCGGCCTGCAGCGGGCCAAGGCGCTGATGTTCTCGATGCGCGAGCTGAACGCCCAGGCCGCGCAAGACCTTGGCATCGTCATGGAAATCGTGCCGGCGGACAGCCTGCAGGAACGCGCGCGGGCGCTGGCGCAGGCCTTCACCGAGGCCTCGCCGGTGGCGGTGGGCCTGACCAAGCAGGCACTGAACGCCTCGCTGAACCAGGACCTGCACACCATGCTGGCGATGGAGGCGGACGGGCAGGGCATTGCCTTCTCGACCGCCTATCGCCGCGAGGCTGCCGACCGCTTCATGGCCAAGCAGCCGCTGCGCTACCGCTGGCCGGACTGA
- a CDS encoding acyl-CoA dehydrogenase family protein, which produces MGSHDQHTAPAVRQTPWMTEDLGMFQETVRRFIERELAPNEARWADQGYIDREVWRRAGQIGLLCASIPEEYGGGGGTFAHEAVITQEMSRAVCTSLGNNVHSGIVAHYLLNYGTEAQKKKWLPQMASGEMVAAIAMSEPGAGSDLKAIRTRAVREQTENGDCYRINGAKTFITNGYHADLVCVVAKTDPEAGSRGVSLVMVETRDLPGFRRGRILEKIGQKGQDTAELFFDDVLVPCANLLGTQEGQGFYQLMQQLPQERMIIALGAVATMQRAIELTTEYVRQRKVFGQPLADLQNTRFKLAECKTVATIAATFVDDCMLRLMDGKLDAATAAMAKWWCTQQNCQVIDECLQLHGGYGYMLEYPIARMYANARVSKIFGGSNEIMKELVARTL; this is translated from the coding sequence ATGGGATCCCACGACCAGCACACGGCGCCCGCCGTACGCCAGACCCCCTGGATGACCGAAGACCTGGGGATGTTCCAGGAAACCGTGCGTCGCTTCATCGAGCGCGAACTGGCGCCCAACGAGGCCCGCTGGGCCGACCAGGGCTATATCGACCGCGAGGTCTGGCGCCGCGCCGGCCAGATCGGGCTGCTGTGCGCCAGCATCCCCGAGGAATACGGCGGCGGTGGCGGCACCTTTGCCCACGAGGCCGTCATCACCCAGGAAATGTCGCGCGCCGTCTGCACCAGCCTTGGCAATAATGTGCACAGCGGCATCGTGGCACATTACCTGCTCAACTACGGCACGGAAGCGCAGAAGAAGAAATGGCTGCCGCAAATGGCCAGCGGCGAAATGGTGGCGGCCATTGCCATGTCGGAACCTGGCGCCGGTTCTGACCTCAAAGCGATACGCACCCGCGCGGTGCGCGAACAGACCGAAAACGGGGACTGCTATCGCATAAACGGTGCAAAGACCTTTATCACAAACGGGTATCACGCCGACCTGGTCTGCGTGGTGGCCAAGACCGATCCGGAAGCCGGTTCGCGCGGCGTGTCGCTGGTCATGGTCGAGACGCGCGACCTGCCGGGCTTCCGTCGTGGGCGCATTCTCGAGAAGATCGGGCAGAAAGGGCAGGACACCGCCGAGCTCTTCTTCGACGACGTGCTGGTGCCGTGCGCCAACCTGCTGGGCACGCAGGAAGGGCAGGGTTTCTACCAGCTTATGCAGCAACTGCCGCAAGAGCGCATGATCATTGCGCTCGGTGCCGTGGCGACCATGCAGCGCGCCATCGAGCTGACCACCGAATACGTGCGCCAGCGCAAGGTGTTCGGCCAGCCGCTGGCCGATCTGCAGAACACACGCTTCAAGCTGGCGGAGTGCAAGACGGTCGCCACCATTGCCGCGACCTTTGTCGACGATTGCATGCTGCGCCTGATGGACGGCAAGCTCGACGCTGCCACGGCCGCCATGGCCAAGTGGTGGTGCACGCAGCAGAACTGCCAGGTCATCGACGAGTGCCTGCAGTTGCACGGCGGCTACGGCTACATGCTTGAATACCCGATCGCGCGTATGTATGCGAACGCACGCGTGAGCAAGATCTTCGGCGGCTCCAACGAGATCATGAAGGAGCTGGTCGCGCGCACGCTTTGA
- a CDS encoding PrkA family serine protein kinase, producing MDIFGHYATRFEARKEEEYSIQEYLEICKKDPTAYATAAERMLAAIGQPELVDTHHDPRLSRLFFNKVIRIYPAFRDFYGMEDTIEQIVSFFKHAAQGLEERKQILYLLGPPGGGKSSLAEKLKALMEEIPIYALKGSPIHESPLGLFAPEEDGKILEEDYGIPLRYLNTIASPWAVKRLHEFNGDITRFRVVKLRPSVLSQIAISKTEPGDENNQDISSLVGKVDIRKLEDFPQDDPDAYSYSGGLCLANRGLLEFVEMFKAPIKVLHPLLTATQEGNYKGTEGFGAIPFDGIVLAHSNEAEWTTFKADKNNEAFLDRIYIVKVPYVLRVSDEVKIYDKLLRSSSLSAAPCAPNTLKMMAQFAVLTRIKEPENSNVFSKMRVYDGESLKDVDPKAKSYQEYRDYAGIDEGMNGLSTRFAFKVLSKVFNFDNTEVAANPVHLLYVLEQQIEREQFPPEQESKLLSYIKEYLTTPFVEFIGKEIQTAYLESYSEYGQNIFDRYVVFADLWIQDQEYRDPNTGEILDRNALNDELEKVEKPAGISNPKDFRNEIVNFVLRARANNSGKNPVWTSYEKLRMVIEKRMFSTTEDLLPVISFNAKSSREDQDKHENFVNRMVEKGYTPKQVRLLVEWYLRVRKSS from the coding sequence ATGGACATTTTTGGCCATTACGCTACGCGCTTCGAAGCTCGCAAGGAAGAGGAATACAGCATCCAGGAGTACCTGGAGATCTGCAAGAAGGATCCGACTGCCTACGCGACTGCTGCTGAGCGCATGCTTGCCGCCATCGGCCAGCCTGAGTTGGTGGATACCCACCACGACCCCAGGCTGTCCCGCCTGTTCTTCAACAAGGTCATCCGCATCTATCCGGCCTTCCGCGACTTCTACGGCATGGAGGACACGATCGAACAGATCGTCTCGTTCTTCAAGCACGCGGCGCAGGGCCTGGAAGAGCGCAAGCAGATCCTCTACCTGCTCGGGCCCCCGGGCGGTGGCAAGTCCTCGCTCGCTGAAAAGCTCAAGGCGCTGATGGAGGAGATCCCCATCTACGCGCTCAAGGGTTCGCCGATCCATGAATCGCCGCTGGGGCTGTTCGCGCCAGAGGAAGACGGCAAGATCCTGGAAGAGGACTACGGCATTCCGCTCCGGTATCTGAACACCATTGCCTCGCCCTGGGCGGTCAAGCGCCTGCACGAGTTCAACGGCGATATCACCAGGTTCCGGGTGGTCAAGCTGCGCCCTTCGGTGCTGTCGCAGATTGCGATCTCGAAGACCGAGCCTGGCGACGAAAACAACCAGGATATTTCCTCGCTGGTCGGCAAGGTCGACATCCGCAAGCTGGAAGATTTTCCGCAGGACGATCCGGACGCCTACTCGTATTCCGGCGGGCTCTGCCTGGCCAACCGCGGCCTGCTTGAGTTCGTTGAAATGTTCAAGGCGCCGATCAAGGTCCTGCACCCGCTGCTGACGGCAACGCAGGAAGGCAACTACAAGGGCACCGAGGGCTTCGGCGCGATCCCGTTCGATGGCATCGTCCTGGCGCACTCGAACGAGGCGGAGTGGACGACCTTCAAGGCGGACAAGAACAACGAGGCTTTCCTGGACCGGATCTATATCGTCAAGGTGCCGTACGTGCTGCGAGTGTCCGACGAGGTGAAGATCTACGACAAGCTGCTGCGCAGCAGTTCGCTGTCGGCCGCGCCGTGCGCGCCCAACACGCTGAAGATGATGGCGCAGTTCGCGGTGCTCACCCGCATCAAGGAGCCCGAGAACTCCAATGTCTTCTCGAAGATGCGCGTCTATGACGGCGAGAGCCTGAAGGACGTGGATCCGAAAGCGAAGTCGTACCAGGAGTACCGCGACTACGCCGGCATCGACGAAGGCATGAACGGGCTGTCGACGCGCTTTGCGTTCAAGGTCCTGTCCAAGGTCTTCAACTTCGACAACACCGAAGTGGCGGCCAACCCGGTGCACCTGCTGTATGTGCTCGAACAGCAGATCGAGCGCGAGCAGTTCCCGCCGGAGCAGGAATCCAAGCTGCTGTCTTACATCAAGGAGTACCTGACCACGCCGTTCGTGGAGTTCATCGGCAAGGAGATCCAGACTGCCTACCTGGAGTCGTATTCGGAGTATGGGCAGAACATCTTCGACCGCTATGTGGTGTTCGCCGACCTGTGGATCCAGGACCAGGAGTACCGTGATCCCAACACCGGCGAGATCCTCGACCGCAACGCGCTGAACGACGAGCTTGAGAAGGTGGAGAAGCCCGCGGGTATCTCGAACCCGAAGGACTTCCGCAACGAGATCGTCAACTTCGTGCTGCGGGCACGGGCCAACAACAGTGGCAAGAATCCGGTCTGGACCAGCTATGAAAAGCTGCGGATGGTGATCGAGAAGCGCATGTTCTCCACTACGGAGGACCTGCTGCCGGTGATCTCGTTCAACGCCAAGTCTTCGCGCGAAGACCAGGACAAGCACGAGAACTTCGTCAACCGCATGGTCGAGAAGGGGTACACGCCCAAGCAAGTGAGACTTCTGGTGGAGTGGTATCTGCGCGTAAGAAAGTCATCGTAA